The genomic stretch GCACCATCTACCAACTTGTTATGCAGACGTATCAGTACCACTTTCAAGAAGTGCGAGATTCATTTCTCATCAAGAAAGTGGCCGGCGATGCTTTTGCTGTGGAGTTGTATGATTTAAGATGTAAAGATGTTGCAAATGTGACTTTCCCTAATCTATGCTATACAGGTTATTCCACAACCAAATTCTTTGGCTACACAGATCTTGTTGAGATTTGGTTGACAAGAAAAACTGACGCTGTGTTTGAGACATGGGCTACCGAGAAACCTCCTGAGCAGCCAAGCAACAACGATCCAGTCACTACATCTCCACCGATAATGACTGAACGGATTCGAACAACAATGATTATAAATGGTACCAATGGAACAAATATTACGTTGACCGAAGCACCAGTAACTCCACCTGCTCCTTACGTTGACTGCGGTGGAAACCTTACCGAACACGATGCGACAAGAACCTTTACCTCGCCTAATTATCCAAATCATTACAACCGCAGTACAAGATGTGTCTGGATCATTGAGGCACCACCATTACACAACGTCTACGTTAACTTTGATCCTGATTTTCGTATGGAAGctgataaaaaatgttcttatgaTTCCCTTGAAATAAGGGATGAGTCCGAGACTGGAGAAGTACTCGGAAGATATTGCGGTCTTATGTTTCCAAAGGCTGTTCGATCAGGCCGTCGAAGGCTCGTGGTAACATTCCAGACTGATCTATATTATCAATACAAAGGTTTCTCGGCAACGTGGGGTATTTTAGAACCACGTGTTTCGATGGCGTGCATTACATACAACCAAATGAGTACAATGCCAGAATCGTATATGGAGAAATGGCGAGACACCATGGAAAAAGAAGATAAGTCAAAGTTTGTACCGGTCTCCAGATTAATGGCTTGTAGACAATACCCGCAATGCAACAACTCAAGACCAGGCCCCATAGTATATACATTCGAACATTTTCGGGATGATCGAAATGATAAAATATGTATTCGTTGGGATTTGGACATCATCGGTACATCATACTCTCAACGCGGCTGCAAGaaacgaaaaacaaacaaaacacatACTGAATGCGAATGCTATAGTTGGGGTATAGTTGGCGTACTTGGTAGATTAACTGTTTACAAGCCAACCCCACCACCACCAGCGTTCGAACTGGGGAAAAACTCCTTCTACTCCGTGTTGTTGGTGACACTGGCTTTAGTTGTGACGTTGTTGTATCTCTTCTTAAAAGATCAATGGGGCGCTGTTATCGTTGAAGTGTTTACTAGAAAAGAGTATGACTCTGGTCGAATAATACAGCTACATATTGTGTTGAGCACACTACTGGCGGAAATCTTCTTCTCAATCATAACATTCAACGTTACAGCTAAGGCTAGCTCATGCTTCTTTTTCGCTTTTGTTTTCTATTACTTGCTACAGACTGTGTTCTTCTGGCTGTTTATCTACACTTTGTTCTTACAAAGTCGTATCAAGGAGATTTTTGACTCGGAGAGGTACAATTCCTACAAAATTTATCTACTTGTTGGTTATGCAGTTCCATTTTTGGTGACGTTAACTATCACTGGGTTAAGTTTTGAAAGTGACACTGACGAAAGGTTATGCTGGTTGATGTTTCAAGGTACAACGGTGTGGGGCTTTTCTGGTGTGATCATCGTTCTCGGTTTAGGTACAttaattcttttatttaatgtCATATATCATGCACATTTTATGGAGCATGGAATCCTACTGCAAGAAAAATCACTTCGCACAATGTTTACGACCTTCTTCGTGTTGCTTACTTCAATTTTTGGCGCGCAAGCTTTGCAGTCGAAGCAGTACAGCACAGAATATATGTTTTCGTTGTTTAATATGCTCCAAGGGTTTTCAATAGCTGTCATGTACTGCATATTAAGACGCGAGGACCCGATTATCAAAGCAAACCAGGTTGGTCCCGTACCCGACAAAACAGATGAACAACAACAATTTGATGATGACAATGACAACGGACCGAAAAAATTTGATCTGAGTGAAGCGGAAAGTTCTTCAGATGAAgatgaaaaaattgaaatggAGGAGCTAGAAATGAACGAGGGAAGTAAAAGTAACGGGTCTATTTTCTTCCAAGTTAAGGAAATGCCGGAAGAAAATAGAGAAGAAGACGAAGCCGGTATAGATGAGCCGTTTAATTTTGAAGGTTCCGATGACAGtgacgctgatcaagaaataaTGTTTCGTTTTGAAGACACTGATAACTATAAGATGCGATAAAAACATCATGACAATAGTGTCGAACTCGGCACGTAATTTTTTAGACATTgttgtaaatatatttaatttttctagCACAATAGTACTTATAGATCCAGATATTTTCAAGATTTTCAAGATGTTAACattcattgtaaaatttaaatttctgcgaaaattgtttttctttataattttcaaaacgTCTCGCTAAAAACGTATTTTTGTTTAATAGCAAAATTGCTTCTCGTATATATCGTTATATATATCGTTCTAAGAAATGAAAACCGATAATTTAATGCTGCGTTTAAAACGAATCtgagaaaaacttttttggaaTTCATTTTTAACCTAAATCCgtaaaaatatgcaaaatttAGTGGAAACGCATTCTGTATGTACTTCTATTTTTAGTAACTTAACTCATGAATCCGGATAAATCTTCTCAAGAGTAAACACAGTACAAAATCAAACTTTAGCAATGAAGCGGACAACCGACAAACCGataaaaagtatattacaaatatatgttttattagCACGAATTGTGTGTAAAATAACGTGTTAACGTTTTTTGAATGCTTCGCGAAGGTAAATACTCGTGAAGTTGGTCATCTTaccaattagaaaaaaaaatcatcgcGAAAATATCTCACTCTTTAAagatattgtaaaaaaatgtgttatctttaaaatttaattttttccagcaaataaataaatgtaaaaaattgcaTTGACACCTGTTTTATTTTTACGTAGAATTTTATGCTGTTAAATCCCCTGATCAACCTCGTTCTAGGGGCATCTTGCTGACATCCAGATAAAGATACAACATAACCTAGTGTCGAAGTTGCCCATTGATCGACTACGGTCGAGATATAAAGGGTGGTAGTTGAcatatataaaggtttaaaagggctacgaaccggttaaaatgttcccattccgtatatcccgcgcacatacTAATAAAAATCCAGCAAACGcgtttgcgcaatgaacagaccagcgcactttgcttgctggctcaatattttttttcgaaaagtatattagaaagaaatattttagcaagctggagaagataaaaaatctAGATATtttatatgttcgagtctgtaaattacatacatgccggaaaaatagccatttttgtttttcgccgccatcagctcgactttcgtgtaagtcactaaagtcgaaagccaacagccgttccgtagcccttTCAAAGAATATTCCGAAATGAAAGTACGTCAACGAAAAGGCAAAACATTATTTTAGTCTGACTAACGCCATTTCCAAACAACAAGTACTTTCTTTTGGCTCATTCTTCCACTGGCGAAAATTTCTACACATACAGATATAAAAATCTGTGAATGAAAATGAATGATAAGGTATTTATAATAATCTTTTTTCACAATTTCCAGGTCTATGCGGGTTTGATGTTGCGGTACATTAGCACCCTTGAAATTAACTCTTGAGTCCTGTTTTTGCGTGAAATAAGAATCTTTTGAGTTTCAACTTTTGAGCAGTTCGTTAAATTAAGATTCCAATAATCATTTCACTGCTAGTCGTGGTTTCCTGGGAGTTAGGAATTTGT from Hydractinia symbiolongicarpus strain clone_291-10 chromosome 12, HSymV2.1, whole genome shotgun sequence encodes the following:
- the LOC130621151 gene encoding uncharacterized protein LOC130621151, translated to MYIFIALGLVNLHFAHGAPQVGEDCVVNGCPFPEACIKKPTSEVEICMCRLANKFNNGTWKPGFEACTDGYSPWSLFLYENKTFLPEKIMLYEQVLDTAITADASYTAFQPYYARLRSNIKGQGAWCAPTDESAHWLKIDLGAKSVVNMIATQGRKGAFIPFTVTKFKIELSDDDLTFTTYSTGIAGDEFNGNQHNDVIVYNFLDEAKTRYLKLIAIDQLNMKCWRVEVYGTRIVDECSEDKLNLCDKANAVCTDDLVSYSCECNRGYIDLDVYGTKGYKTGFTCLEADECRTFYPEFKHNCSKFATCENTIGAFTCDCFDGYRGDGYYCEDVDECEEGIAKCHADAHCNNTGGTFSCNCKSGYSGDGTTNCDDINECRKGLDNCDSKNGKCHNTKGSFKCSCQTGYEGDGRVCTNTNECLLTPCHKDAECIDTEGSYKCKCKLGFSGNGRWCDDINECENSVSPCTADELCYNFRGSYACMCPKFMPFQYTYKEVEGTILDQVLTNFRDVSKEDWHYPLDYHAHTIRTIYQLVMQTYQYHFQEVRDSFLIKKVAGDAFAVELYDLRCKDVANVTFPNLCYTGYSTTKFFGYTDLVEIWLTRKTDAVFETWATEKPPEQPSNNDPVTTSPPIMTERIRTTMIINGTNGTNITLTEAPVTPPAPYVDCGGNLTEHDATRTFTSPNYPNHYNRSTRCVWIIEAPPLHNVYVNFDPDFRMEADKKCSYDSLEIRDESETGEVLGRYCGLMFPKAVRSGRRRLVVTFQTDLYYQYKGFSATWGILEPRVSMACITYNQMSTMPESYMEKWRDTMEKEDKSKFVPVSRLMACRQYPQCNNSRPGPIVYTFEHFRDDRNDKICIRWDLDIIGTSYSQRGCKKRKTNKTHTECECYSWGIVGVLGRLTVYKPTPPPPAFELGKNSFYSVLLVTLALVVTLLYLFLKDQWGAVIVEVFTRKEYDSGRIIQLHIVLSTLLAEIFFSIITFNVTAKASSCFFFAFVFYYLLQTVFFWLFIYTLFLQSRIKEIFDSERYNSYKIYLLVGYAVPFLVTLTITGLSFESDTDERLCWLMFQGTTVWGFSGVIIVLGLGTLILLFNVIYHAHFMEHGILLQEKSLRTMFTTFFVLLTSIFGAQALQSKQYSTEYMFSLFNMLQGFSIAVMYCILRREDPIIKANQVGPVPDKTDEQQQFDDDNDNGPKKFDLSEAESSSDEDEKIEMEELEMNEGSKSNGSIFFQVKEMPEENREEDEAGIDEPFNFEGSDDSDADQEIMFRFEDTDNYKMR